In the genome of Fulvivirga maritima, one region contains:
- a CDS encoding cell division ATP-binding protein FtsE, giving the protein MSFSSDPVVRIKDASIFQDDKTVLNDVNFEIEKGEFVFLIGRTGGGKTSLLKTLYADLDLRLGEINVAGYNIGNIKKNEIPLLRRKLGIIFQDFQLFPDRTVAENLTFVMKATGWKENSKMKARQTEVLMQVGLGSVASKMPHQLSGGEQQRVVIARALLNEPVILLADEPTGNLDPEVSQGIFKLFQDINKSGTAVLMATHDHTLVKNYPARVLKCDSGKVLDSKLESFELSAKYF; this is encoded by the coding sequence ATGTCTTTCTCCTCTGACCCTGTAGTACGAATAAAAGATGCCTCCATTTTTCAGGATGACAAAACTGTTCTGAATGATGTAAATTTCGAAATCGAAAAAGGCGAATTTGTATTCCTTATTGGCAGAACTGGAGGCGGTAAGACATCTCTTCTTAAAACTTTATATGCTGACCTGGATCTGCGCTTAGGAGAAATAAACGTAGCCGGCTATAATATTGGCAATATAAAGAAAAACGAAATCCCCCTTCTAAGAAGAAAACTGGGTATTATATTCCAGGATTTTCAATTATTCCCTGATCGTACTGTAGCTGAGAACCTCACCTTTGTAATGAAAGCTACAGGCTGGAAAGAGAACTCTAAAATGAAAGCTCGCCAAACTGAAGTGCTTATGCAAGTAGGTTTAGGTTCTGTAGCTTCAAAAATGCCGCATCAGCTTTCTGGTGGTGAACAGCAAAGAGTAGTAATAGCACGAGCTTTGCTTAATGAGCCTGTTATATTATTGGCAGATGAGCCTACCGGTAACCTTGACCCGGAAGTATCTCAAGGTATCTTCAAACTATTTCAGGATATTAATAAAAGCGGTACAGCGGTACTTATGGCTACTCATGATCATACACTGGTAAAGAATTACCCTGCCAGAGTGCTTAAATGTGATAGTGGAAAGGTGCTGGATTCTAAACTGGAAAGTTTTGAGCTAAGCGCGAAATACTTCTAA
- the fsa gene encoding fructose-6-phosphate aldolase: MKFFIDTANLKDIQEAYDLGVLDGVTTNPSLMAKEGIKGDENVKAHYKAICDIVDNNVSAEVIATDFESMIKEGEELAKIDDKIVVKIPMIKDGVKAIKYLTSQEIRTNCTLIFSPGQALLAAKAGASYVSPFIGRLDDIAIDGLALIEQIVNIYDNYGFSTEVLAASVRHTMHLIQCAEIGADVATCPLNVITSLLNHPLTDSGLEKFLADHKKANS, translated from the coding sequence ATGAAATTCTTTATTGATACCGCTAATTTAAAAGACATCCAAGAAGCATATGACCTTGGAGTTTTGGATGGTGTAACTACCAACCCTTCTTTAATGGCTAAAGAGGGAATTAAAGGCGATGAAAACGTAAAAGCTCACTATAAAGCTATCTGTGATATTGTAGATAACAATGTAAGTGCTGAGGTGATAGCTACTGACTTTGAAAGCATGATCAAAGAAGGTGAAGAGCTAGCTAAGATAGATGACAAGATCGTAGTGAAAATACCTATGATCAAAGATGGCGTGAAAGCCATAAAATATTTGACTTCTCAGGAAATCAGAACTAACTGTACTTTGATATTCTCTCCTGGTCAGGCACTTTTAGCTGCTAAAGCCGGAGCTAGTTATGTATCTCCATTCATTGGTAGATTAGATGACATCGCTATTGATGGATTAGCTTTAATAGAGCAAATTGTAAACATCTATGATAACTATGGTTTCTCTACTGAAGTATTAGCTGCTAGTGTAAGACACACAATGCACCTTATTCAGTGTGCTGAAATCGGCGCTGATGTAGCTACTTGTCCTTTAAATGTGATCACTAGCTTATTAAACCACCCATTAACTGATAGTGGTTTAGAAAAATTCTTAGCTGATCATAAAAAAGCAAACAGTTAA
- a CDS encoding RNA polymerase sigma factor has product MTKPIKNIHESIIKSCLAGNRQAYGQLYQLYSKAMFNVCLRMVNDRNDAEDVLQDAFVSAFNGLSGYKGDSTFGAWLKRIVINKSINFIQKRKLEFDELDSDKEYEVEEKGGQSDAINYQVDLIKEAMRKLPDGYRVVFSLYLLEGYDHSEISDILKISESTSKSQLNRAKAKLKQILSEEMSYER; this is encoded by the coding sequence TTGACTAAACCAATTAAGAACATACATGAGAGCATTATAAAGAGTTGTCTGGCAGGAAACCGCCAGGCCTATGGGCAGTTGTACCAATTATACTCTAAAGCCATGTTTAATGTTTGTCTGAGAATGGTAAATGATAGAAATGATGCTGAGGATGTGCTTCAAGATGCTTTTGTGAGTGCTTTTAATGGTTTAAGTGGTTATAAGGGAGATTCTACCTTTGGTGCCTGGCTCAAACGGATTGTTATTAATAAATCCATCAATTTTATTCAAAAGCGAAAGCTGGAGTTCGATGAATTGGATAGTGATAAAGAATATGAAGTAGAAGAAAAGGGGGGACAGTCAGATGCCATTAACTATCAGGTAGACTTAATAAAAGAGGCCATGCGCAAATTACCTGATGGCTATAGAGTGGTTTTTTCTTTATACTTGCTGGAAGGTTACGATCATAGTGAGATATCAGATATATTAAAAATATCAGAGTCTACTTCTAAATCACAATTGAACAGAGCTAAGGCCAAATTGAAACAGATTTTATCGGAGGAAATGAGTTATGAAAGATAA
- a CDS encoding glycoside hydrolase family 3 N-terminal domain-containing protein: MTIAFLFLAGFCQVAWAQKDDEAKIEALIKKMTLEEKVGQMAQITLDVVGKGENIYSSYDPVELDKEALKKALVDYKIGSVLNTANNKALTPKRWYEIIRDIQKVAMKDTRLKIPILYGVDEIHGATYTAGATMFPQQIAQGASRNRDLVRKGAEITAYETRASSIPWTFSPVLDLGLEPRFSRMWESFGEDPYLCTQLGVEMINGYEGENNTVGDPEHIASCLKHFLGYHATISGKDRTPGYIPEDALREYHLPSFKAAIEAGAHTIMINSGIINGVPVHANYELLTKLLKEELGFKGLVVTDWADIENLQRRDRIAETNKDAVMLAINAGIDMSMIPYQYEPFCNDLVALVKEGKVSMERIDDAVRRVLRVKFALNLFEAPTTNYKDYPKFGSDEFGKAAYQMAAESITLLKNTDDLLPLDKSAKVLVTGPNANSMRTLNGAWTYSWQGDRVPEFAGDYNTIVEALKNKMGEKNVTFVPGVSYTEGGKYYEDEADQMEEAVKSAAQADVIILCLGENTYTEKPGDLNDLYISENQTELAKKLAATGKPIVLVLNEGRPRVISRFEQQMNAIVQAYLPGNHGGEALVDILLGDVNPSGKLPYTYPRYPNATISYIHKPSEEQKKAEGVYNYEADYNPQFEFGHGLSYTTFEYSNLKTDKASYKKGEAIKVSVTVKNTGKVEGKEVVHLFSSDLFASSVTPDVKRLRRFEKISLKPGESKTVDFTLSPEADLSYFGRDGKKLLEAGDFELMIDDAKVKIHLSE, encoded by the coding sequence ATGACAATTGCTTTCCTTTTTCTAGCGGGTTTTTGCCAGGTGGCATGGGCTCAGAAAGATGATGAAGCAAAGATAGAAGCTCTTATTAAAAAAATGACCTTAGAGGAAAAAGTAGGTCAAATGGCTCAAATTACGCTTGATGTGGTGGGTAAAGGAGAAAATATTTATTCCAGCTATGATCCTGTAGAGCTAGATAAGGAAGCATTGAAAAAGGCTCTTGTAGATTATAAAATAGGATCTGTACTCAATACCGCTAATAACAAGGCGCTAACACCAAAACGTTGGTATGAGATTATTAGAGATATTCAGAAAGTAGCCATGAAGGATACTCGTCTGAAAATCCCTATTCTTTATGGAGTAGATGAAATTCACGGAGCTACTTACACTGCCGGCGCTACTATGTTCCCTCAGCAAATTGCTCAGGGAGCTAGCAGAAACAGAGACTTGGTGAGAAAAGGAGCTGAAATAACTGCTTATGAAACCAGAGCCAGCTCCATTCCTTGGACTTTCTCTCCTGTACTTGATTTAGGTTTAGAGCCCAGATTTTCACGTATGTGGGAGTCTTTTGGTGAAGATCCATATTTATGTACTCAACTGGGTGTAGAAATGATTAACGGATATGAGGGCGAAAACAATACAGTTGGTGATCCTGAGCATATTGCTTCATGTCTGAAGCATTTCCTGGGCTACCATGCTACTATTTCAGGTAAAGACAGAACTCCTGGCTATATCCCTGAAGACGCTTTAAGAGAATATCATTTACCATCATTTAAGGCAGCAATTGAAGCAGGAGCACATACTATTATGATTAACTCTGGTATCATTAACGGTGTGCCAGTACATGCTAACTATGAGTTGTTAACTAAGCTTTTAAAAGAAGAGTTAGGCTTTAAAGGTCTGGTAGTAACAGACTGGGCTGATATTGAAAACTTGCAGAGAAGAGACAGAATAGCAGAAACGAATAAAGATGCGGTGATGCTGGCTATTAATGCAGGTATCGATATGTCTATGATTCCTTACCAATATGAGCCATTTTGCAATGATCTGGTAGCTTTAGTGAAAGAAGGAAAGGTGAGCATGGAGAGAATTGATGATGCGGTAAGAAGAGTTCTAAGAGTGAAGTTTGCTCTTAACTTGTTTGAAGCGCCTACCACTAACTATAAAGACTATCCTAAATTTGGTAGTGATGAGTTTGGTAAAGCAGCTTACCAAATGGCCGCTGAGTCTATCACTTTATTGAAAAATACGGATGATTTACTTCCGCTAGATAAATCTGCAAAAGTATTAGTTACAGGTCCTAATGCTAATAGCATGAGAACGCTCAATGGAGCCTGGACTTACTCTTGGCAAGGAGACAGAGTGCCTGAATTTGCCGGTGACTATAATACCATAGTGGAGGCCCTAAAAAATAAAATGGGTGAAAAGAATGTCACTTTTGTGCCAGGCGTGAGCTACACAGAAGGTGGTAAATATTATGAAGATGAGGCAGATCAAATGGAAGAAGCGGTAAAAAGCGCGGCTCAGGCTGATGTGATAATCCTTTGTCTGGGAGAAAATACTTACACTGAAAAGCCTGGTGATCTTAATGATCTTTATATTTCAGAAAACCAGACTGAGTTGGCTAAAAAACTGGCCGCTACTGGCAAACCAATCGTATTAGTTTTAAACGAAGGTAGGCCAAGAGTCATCAGCCGATTTGAACAACAAATGAATGCCATTGTGCAGGCTTACCTGCCTGGTAATCACGGTGGAGAGGCTTTGGTTGATATCCTTTTAGGAGATGTGAACCCTTCTGGTAAGCTGCCTTATACTTACCCAAGATATCCTAATGCTACTATTTCATATATCCATAAGCCTTCTGAGGAGCAGAAAAAGGCTGAAGGTGTTTATAACTACGAAGCAGATTATAACCCTCAGTTCGAATTTGGTCACGGACTAAGCTATACTACTTTCGAATATTCAAACCTGAAAACAGATAAAGCTTCTTATAAAAAAGGAGAGGCTATAAAAGTATCCGTTACTGTGAAAAATACTGGTAAAGTAGAAGGTAAAGAAGTAGTTCATCTTTTCAGTAGTGATTTGTTTGCCAGCAGCGTTACACCTGATGTAAAAAGGTTGAGAAGATTTGAGAAAATCAGCCTTAAACCAGGCGAGTCAAAAACAGTGGATTTCACCCTTTCGCCTGAAGCAGATTTGAGTTACTTTGGAAGAGATGGTAAGAAGTTACTAGAGGCCGGAGATTTTGAGTTAATGATAGATGATGCCAAAGTGAAAATACACTTAAGTGAATAG
- a CDS encoding glycoside hydrolase family 30 protein has product MLKKTSGGILACALFLTTLISCDQSKPTTGVEQLNYMLTTPDKSNLLALGSLQKADHLDDALITIAINEDSIFQQMDGFGYTLTGGSAGHISQMDSLARKQLLLNLFDTDSLGIGVNYLRISIGASDLDPQPFSYNDLPAGEEDLEIDRFSLDNDRAHLIPVLKEVLEINPELKIMGSPWSAPAWMKDNHDTRGGSLKPEYYEAYAKYLVKYLQAMKAEGITIDAITVQNEPLHPGNNPSMFMPAEQQAEFVKNHLGPAFEKNGITTKIIAYDHNADRPDYPVTIYKDQEAAKYIDGAAFHLYNGNIDTLSSLHKAYPEKNLYFTEQWVGAPGDFANDFKWHTREVVIGGARNWCKTILEWNLSSNPELEPHTDRGGCDRCLGAVTIADSEVLNNPAYYVIAHASRYVKAGAFRVYSNEVDGLPNVAFKNENNDIVLIVLNDDAEERDFSIEINKNRFDTSLAAGAVATYVYKI; this is encoded by the coding sequence ATGTTGAAAAAAACATCAGGGGGAATACTGGCTTGCGCTTTATTTTTAACAACATTAATTAGTTGTGACCAAAGCAAGCCTACTACTGGTGTAGAGCAGTTGAATTACATGCTTACTACACCGGATAAATCTAACTTATTGGCCTTGGGTTCATTACAAAAGGCTGATCACTTAGATGATGCTTTAATTACTATTGCTATAAATGAGGATAGTATTTTTCAGCAAATGGATGGCTTTGGCTACACGCTTACTGGCGGTAGTGCCGGCCACATATCTCAAATGGATAGCCTGGCCCGGAAGCAATTGTTACTCAATTTATTTGACACAGATAGCCTGGGAATAGGGGTAAACTATTTAAGAATAAGCATAGGAGCTTCAGATCTTGATCCTCAACCTTTTTCTTATAATGATTTACCTGCAGGTGAAGAGGATCTGGAAATTGATCGTTTTTCGCTAGATAATGATCGAGCTCATCTTATTCCGGTACTTAAGGAGGTTTTGGAAATAAATCCTGAACTGAAAATAATGGGCTCGCCCTGGTCAGCACCTGCCTGGATGAAAGATAACCATGATACCAGAGGAGGCAGTCTTAAACCTGAGTATTATGAGGCTTATGCTAAATATCTTGTGAAATATCTGCAGGCAATGAAAGCTGAAGGTATAACCATAGATGCCATCACTGTGCAGAATGAGCCGCTTCATCCGGGTAATAATCCCAGTATGTTTATGCCGGCTGAGCAGCAAGCCGAATTTGTGAAAAATCACCTCGGCCCGGCTTTTGAAAAGAATGGCATTACTACTAAAATCATAGCCTATGATCATAATGCTGATCGGCCTGATTATCCGGTCACTATCTATAAAGATCAGGAAGCTGCTAAATATATTGATGGTGCAGCATTTCACTTATATAATGGTAATATAGATACTCTTTCTTCTTTACATAAGGCTTATCCTGAGAAGAATTTGTATTTTACAGAGCAGTGGGTAGGAGCCCCCGGTGATTTTGCTAACGATTTCAAATGGCATACCAGAGAGGTGGTAATAGGTGGTGCTCGTAACTGGTGTAAGACTATTCTCGAGTGGAATTTGTCTTCTAATCCTGAGCTGGAGCCACATACAGACCGAGGCGGATGTGACCGCTGTCTGGGAGCAGTTACCATAGCTGATAGTGAGGTGTTGAATAACCCAGCCTATTATGTTATAGCTCATGCCTCTAGGTATGTGAAAGCAGGAGCCTTTAGGGTGTATTCCAATGAGGTGGATGGCCTGCCCAATGTGGCATTTAAAAATGAGAACAATGATATAGTACTCATAGTGCTAAATGATGATGCTGAAGAACGTGACTTTAGCATAGAAATAAATAAGAATCGATTTGATACCAGCCTGGCTGCAGGAGCCGTGGCTACATATGTTTATAAAATTTAA